A window of Fodinibius salinus contains these coding sequences:
- a CDS encoding MutS-related protein, producing MANFAWLHPHYNFTLPDKDAEKPFLATSLGHPLIPEEQKVTNDVSIDQKGNILLITGSNMAGKSTFLRTMGINLALCFAGAPVNAKTLSTIPFRLFCSINVSDSLDDGLSHFYAEVKRLRELLNLLNDNHQTPVFFMVDEIYRGTNNRERLQGSKAFLKQVAGKNGVGLVSTHDLELAGLEEEIPQLSNYHFAETLEDDKMSFKYKLKPGPCPTTNALKIMEMEGLPTSTN from the coding sequence ATGGCAAACTTTGCGTGGTTGCATCCCCATTATAATTTTACACTGCCCGATAAAGATGCTGAAAAACCGTTTTTAGCAACCAGTCTCGGCCATCCACTTATCCCAGAAGAACAAAAAGTAACTAACGATGTTTCAATAGATCAGAAAGGGAATATTTTGCTTATCACCGGCTCAAATATGGCCGGTAAAAGTACTTTCCTGCGGACCATGGGCATTAACCTGGCACTTTGCTTTGCCGGCGCTCCCGTTAATGCCAAAACATTGTCAACCATCCCTTTTCGGTTATTTTGCAGTATCAATGTCAGCGATTCGCTGGATGACGGGCTCTCTCATTTTTATGCCGAGGTTAAAAGACTGCGCGAGCTACTTAACTTACTGAATGACAACCACCAAACGCCAGTCTTTTTTATGGTCGATGAAATCTATCGCGGTACAAACAATCGCGAGCGCCTGCAAGGCAGCAAAGCTTTTCTGAAACAGGTAGCCGGGAAAAATGGCGTGGGGCTTGTTTCAACTCATGACCTGGAATTGGCAGGGCTCGAAGAAGAAATACCACAGCTAAGCAACTATCACTTTGCCGAAACGCTGGAAGACGATAAGATGAGTTTTAAATATAAACTAAAACCCGGTCCTTGTCCCACAACGAACGCCCTCAAAATTATGGAGATGGAAGGACTGCCCACCTCAACAAATTAA
- a CDS encoding PIG-L family deacetylase — MRKLSYLFCFLLLGIFVIGSPADAQELDYKPKVLLVTAHPDDDALFSATVFKTTHLLNGVVDLALMTNGEGGYKYSTLGNFIYNRELDKEEVGRAYLPGIRKRELMAGGKIVGLRNYFFFDQVDKEYSKDIDNPLKRWDTKIVIRRLQNILKQEQYDFVFTMTPSEDTHAHHKASAILALRAIKKLPKDERPTVLATDITSSVDDSTSYTQLEGYPISKLAVEESPLQFDRRQTFGHEERLNYKIIASWVIAEHKSQGTMQLLMGRGNVEQYWPYAMNDSARIEKAHTFFEAVNEVPIYRNPDIDFDNE, encoded by the coding sequence ATGCGCAAGTTAAGTTATCTTTTTTGTTTTTTACTTCTGGGGATATTTGTCATTGGTAGTCCAGCCGATGCGCAAGAGCTTGATTATAAACCTAAAGTTTTGCTGGTAACGGCTCACCCTGATGATGATGCTCTTTTTTCAGCTACAGTATTCAAGACTACGCATTTGTTGAATGGAGTAGTTGATTTAGCACTAATGACCAATGGAGAAGGTGGTTATAAATATTCTACGCTGGGTAACTTTATTTACAACCGGGAGCTGGATAAAGAGGAAGTGGGACGAGCTTATTTACCCGGTATCCGCAAGCGCGAGCTGATGGCCGGCGGAAAAATCGTGGGATTGCGGAACTATTTCTTTTTTGACCAAGTGGATAAAGAATATTCAAAAGACATTGATAATCCTTTGAAAAGGTGGGATACAAAAATCGTTATCCGTCGATTGCAGAATATTTTAAAACAAGAGCAGTACGATTTCGTATTTACGATGACCCCGTCTGAGGATACGCATGCTCATCATAAAGCATCAGCCATTTTAGCATTGCGCGCGATTAAAAAACTTCCTAAAGATGAACGACCCACTGTGCTGGCTACGGATATCACATCATCAGTGGATGATTCGACTTCTTATACACAGTTAGAAGGGTACCCAATTTCAAAACTAGCGGTGGAAGAAAGCCCCCTGCAGTTTGATAGGCGGCAAACATTTGGCCACGAGGAGCGGTTGAACTACAAGATTATTGCTAGCTGGGTAATTGCCGAGCACAAATCACAGGGCACCATGCAGCTGCTGATGGGGCGTGGCAATGTTGAGCAGTACTGGCCCTATGCCATGAATGATTCGGCGCGCATTGAGAAAGCACACACCTTTTTTGAAGCTGTTAACGAAGTACCTATTTATCGGAATCCCGATATAGATTTTGATAACGAATAG
- the add gene encoding adenosine deaminase translates to MDFSSLPKIELHLHLDCSLSYDVVSKLNPDISKSAYRDSFVAPDKCRDLADYISRSQEAIKLMQTKEALTLVVEDLFKQLQADHVIYAELRFAPLEHTKGELSAVEVVETVSEAVVDQIGETGTEAGIILCTLRHYSEAQSMHTVKLVEQFSDTGVVGFDIAADEAGFPIDNHISAFEYADEHSLNCTAHAGEARGAASVQETLEYFKPARIGHGVRSAEDEDLLKILKKQDIHLEVCPTSNIQTNVYEGITDHTVDMLFESGVSLSINTDTRTISDVTLTEEYQKLQNVFQWDKDQLIECNLAAIEHAFTTEKIKKQLRQEIIEAYKC, encoded by the coding sequence ATGGACTTTTCTTCCTTACCAAAAATAGAATTGCATCTCCATCTGGATTGCTCACTGAGTTATGATGTAGTTAGCAAGCTCAATCCGGATATCAGCAAATCAGCATATAGAGATTCATTTGTAGCTCCTGATAAGTGTCGTGATTTGGCGGATTATATCAGTCGTTCGCAGGAAGCCATCAAGCTGATGCAAACGAAAGAGGCATTAACATTAGTTGTTGAAGACTTGTTTAAACAGCTACAGGCTGACCATGTAATCTATGCAGAACTCCGTTTTGCGCCGCTGGAGCATACAAAGGGCGAATTGTCGGCCGTGGAAGTTGTAGAAACAGTGAGTGAAGCAGTCGTTGATCAAATAGGGGAGACAGGTACTGAAGCAGGTATAATTTTGTGTACGCTTCGCCATTACTCCGAGGCCCAAAGCATGCATACGGTAAAACTGGTAGAGCAGTTTAGCGATACCGGTGTGGTGGGGTTTGATATTGCTGCTGACGAGGCGGGCTTTCCAATTGATAATCATATTTCAGCTTTTGAATATGCGGATGAGCATAGTCTTAATTGTACGGCTCATGCGGGAGAAGCACGCGGGGCAGCCAGTGTGCAGGAGACACTTGAATATTTTAAACCGGCGCGTATTGGCCACGGTGTGCGTAGTGCTGAAGACGAGGACCTGCTGAAGATATTAAAGAAACAAGATATTCACCTAGAAGTGTGTCCCACTAGTAATATTCAGACAAATGTGTATGAAGGAATCACGGACCATACCGTAGATATGCTTTTTGAGTCTGGCGTTTCGCTGAGCATCAATACGGATACGCGGACCATTTCAGACGTGACGCTCACAGAGGAATATCAGAAACTTCAAAATGTGTTTCAGTGGGATAAAGACCAGCTTATTGAGTGTAATTTAGCGGCTATTGAGCATGCTTTTACGACTGAGAAGATTAAAAAGCAATTACGTCAAGAGATAATAGAGGCTTATAAGTGTTAA
- a CDS encoding Smr/MutS family protein, which produces MPNEPNHIPINGVLDLHKFRPDELGSLIPTYIDECLKENIYKIRIIHGKGTGNLRRSVHALLDRNSHVQSYSLASDRSGWGATVATLKND; this is translated from the coding sequence TTGCCGAACGAGCCTAACCATATTCCCATCAACGGTGTGCTCGACCTGCACAAATTCCGTCCTGATGAACTGGGTTCGCTCATCCCCACTTATATTGACGAATGCCTGAAAGAAAATATTTATAAAATCCGAATTATACACGGCAAAGGTACCGGCAATCTGCGCCGTTCGGTACATGCCCTACTCGACCGAAATTCACATGTACAAAGTTACTCCCTGGCAAGCGATCGCAGCGGATGGGGAGCTACGGTAGCAACATTAAAAAATGATTAG
- a CDS encoding SIMPL domain-containing protein has protein sequence MRVLTFALSLFVLAGTVQAQNEISINATADVAVPADEISFQITLNAQAPTPQEAYGIHQKREQVLIEQLKKHEISEEDIHFKPVSIRKSHNNNYPKGERQQVQTQQNVTLSLSDFDTYEQIQVTLIENGFDQFSGEFSSSKSKKAEEEALKKALKIARQKANIIASETGLTISGIKNVNYNYDHSPSPSIAMRSQSTASLIEEYDQSVSISARISVTYNFDE, from the coding sequence ATGAGAGTTTTAACATTTGCCCTGTCGCTATTTGTACTCGCTGGAACCGTCCAAGCCCAAAACGAAATTAGTATTAATGCAACAGCTGATGTTGCCGTCCCGGCGGATGAAATATCATTCCAGATAACATTAAACGCACAAGCGCCTACTCCTCAAGAAGCATACGGGATTCACCAGAAACGGGAACAAGTGCTCATAGAACAACTGAAAAAGCATGAGATTAGTGAAGAAGATATTCATTTTAAACCTGTTAGCATACGCAAAAGCCACAATAATAACTATCCCAAGGGGGAACGCCAGCAGGTCCAAACCCAACAAAATGTAACCCTATCGCTAAGTGATTTTGATACGTATGAACAAATACAAGTTACGTTAATCGAAAATGGGTTTGATCAGTTTAGCGGGGAGTTTTCATCAAGTAAGTCTAAAAAAGCAGAAGAAGAGGCACTCAAAAAAGCCCTGAAAATTGCCCGTCAAAAAGCGAATATTATCGCATCAGAGACGGGATTAACCATCTCGGGCATCAAAAATGTGAATTACAATTATGACCATTCTCCCTCGCCTTCTATTGCAATGCGGTCACAATCAACAGCCAGCCTAATTGAGGAATATGATCAGTCGGTAAGTATCTCAGCCAGAATATCAGTTACCTATAATTTTGATGAGTAA
- a CDS encoding threonine/serine dehydratase — protein sequence MNLLQEIDSAYRRIKSDILHTPLLYSNWLSDYCEGDIYLKMESEQITGSFKARGSLNKLKWIQDQQLDALPVTASTGNHGLGFARACDLLDINGKVFLPHNAVSSKVESIRAYDVELEFHGDDPYTTETYTREQAEEKDWIYVSPYNDRQIIAGQGTIGIEILEELSDVDNILATVGGGGLISGIGTYIKHQSAGTKIIGCQPENSPEMTMSVRTGEYQEITSKPTLSDGSAGGFERNSVTFDLCKKLVDDFILISEDEIANAIRSMIKHHSKLVEGSAGVAIASLLKHPGRFSNQTTVIVVCGANISSDKLQSVLCDTDKS from the coding sequence ATGAATCTCTTACAAGAAATTGACAGTGCATATCGACGCATTAAATCTGATATTCTGCATACTCCCCTCCTCTACTCCAATTGGCTTAGTGATTATTGTGAGGGTGATATATATCTAAAGATGGAAAGCGAGCAAATTACCGGCTCCTTTAAAGCGCGGGGTAGCCTCAACAAATTGAAATGGATACAGGATCAACAATTAGATGCACTGCCAGTCACCGCCTCTACTGGCAATCACGGCCTCGGTTTTGCCCGGGCATGCGACCTCTTGGATATCAACGGGAAAGTTTTTTTACCCCATAATGCAGTTTCTTCAAAAGTTGAAAGTATTCGGGCTTATGATGTAGAGCTGGAGTTTCATGGTGATGACCCATACACAACAGAAACCTATACGCGAGAACAAGCCGAAGAAAAAGACTGGATCTACGTATCACCCTATAACGACCGGCAAATTATTGCAGGACAGGGAACCATCGGTATTGAAATTCTGGAAGAGCTTTCTGATGTCGATAATATCTTGGCCACAGTGGGCGGTGGCGGACTTATCAGCGGTATTGGAACGTATATAAAGCATCAATCAGCAGGTACCAAAATCATTGGCTGTCAACCGGAAAATTCTCCCGAAATGACTATGAGCGTTCGTACCGGTGAATACCAAGAAATAACATCAAAGCCAACGCTCTCAGACGGCTCGGCCGGTGGGTTCGAACGTAACTCAGTCACTTTTGATCTCTGTAAAAAGCTTGTCGATGATTTTATCTTAATTTCTGAAGACGAAATTGCCAATGCCATTCGTTCTATGATTAAGCATCACAGCAAATTAGTGGAAGGTTCCGCGGGCGTGGCCATTGCCAGCCTGCTTAAACATCCCGGACGGTTCTCCAATCAAACGACTGTCATTGTAGTCTGTGGTGCCAATATTTCATCCGATAAATTGCAATCTGTGTTATGTGACACCGATAAATCCTAA
- a CDS encoding ABC transporter permease: MSSFFSKWSWKMAWRDARSNKKRLFIYISAIIIGVAAQVAITSFRDSLNNTIDNQSKELLGADLEIETEKPPPDTLTTYFNSLGGEQATITQFPSMVLLPKTGYTRLSNIRALKGDFPFYGKLETIPSSAAQSFKTDSSALVDQALLTQFGAEVGDSIKIGEVTFPIGGAITKVPGEAAAASLVGPRIFIPQSMLTATNLIQPGSRVEYKQYFKFADGRAMNPIETELDSLESSLNMDVDYETVEERREEIGEAISNLGKFLNLVGFIALLLGGIGVASSIHVYINQKINTASVLRCFGASSNQTMSIFLIQAVVLGFLGALTGTVLGVGIQYLLPSLVSDFLPVNVELTISWLSIGLGLFTGTGVALVFALLPLMGLRKASPLYALRTIEGSITELLSTKTKSIIYTAVVITVVGYAVLLTGDWLIGGLFTLGMIGAFALLLLVAKMLIKLVRQFFPSHWPYVWRQGLANLYRPHNQTATLMLSLGLGMLLVSTLYFSQDMLMKELDFATRDDAPNLIFFDIQPDQNEGVNQLLKDNNLPVLQNVPMVTMRLDSLRGRSTQAIDDDSTNNVRDWALRREYRSTYRDSLIDSETLTQGKWIGQTPDTGRVPISAAKEIATDLNLSIGDSLTFDVQGVPVKGYVASIRKVDFQRVQPNFFMLFPTGVLEPAPQIYVTISRAANEDISASVQQAVVQEYPNISALNVGQILETINQFIGKISFAVQFMALFSIITGLIVLASSVATSRFQRIKESVLLRTLGASKKQIIQILSVEYLFLGILSALTGLILSIGATWLLAYFYFDITFTPNLWVILIGILAVTALTIFIGMINSRSIYTKTPLKVLRLETT; this comes from the coding sequence ATGTCTTCATTCTTCTCTAAATGGTCATGGAAAATGGCCTGGCGCGACGCTCGTTCAAACAAAAAGCGGCTTTTTATCTATATCTCAGCCATTATTATTGGTGTGGCAGCTCAAGTGGCTATTACCTCATTCAGAGACAGCCTGAACAATACCATCGACAACCAATCCAAGGAACTGTTGGGCGCCGATCTGGAAATTGAAACAGAAAAACCACCCCCCGACACCCTTACTACCTATTTTAATTCGCTGGGCGGTGAACAGGCTACCATCACACAATTTCCGTCTATGGTGCTACTTCCCAAAACCGGATATACCCGTCTGTCGAATATTCGCGCACTCAAAGGTGACTTCCCATTTTACGGCAAACTGGAGACTATACCATCATCAGCTGCACAATCCTTTAAGACTGACTCATCAGCACTAGTTGATCAGGCATTGCTAACACAATTTGGGGCTGAAGTAGGAGACTCTATTAAAATAGGTGAAGTTACTTTTCCCATTGGCGGTGCGATAACCAAAGTGCCCGGCGAAGCAGCTGCAGCATCACTCGTGGGGCCGCGCATTTTTATCCCGCAGTCTATGCTAACCGCCACAAACCTTATCCAACCCGGCAGCCGCGTAGAGTATAAACAATATTTTAAGTTTGCTGACGGCCGGGCCATGAATCCTATAGAAACAGAACTTGATTCGCTCGAAAGTAGCCTTAATATGGATGTGGATTACGAGACGGTAGAAGAACGGCGTGAAGAAATCGGCGAAGCTATCAGCAATCTGGGCAAATTTCTTAATCTTGTTGGCTTTATTGCCCTGTTGCTGGGAGGCATTGGTGTAGCCAGTTCCATCCACGTGTATATCAATCAAAAGATTAATACGGCATCGGTTCTGCGTTGCTTCGGTGCGTCTTCGAATCAGACAATGAGCATTTTCCTCATACAAGCCGTCGTGCTTGGATTTTTGGGGGCCCTTACCGGCACGGTGCTCGGCGTGGGGATTCAATACTTGCTGCCTAGCTTGGTAAGCGATTTCCTGCCGGTAAATGTGGAGCTTACGATATCCTGGCTTTCTATTGGTCTTGGACTGTTCACCGGCACCGGGGTTGCGCTGGTCTTTGCCCTGCTCCCACTAATGGGGCTCCGAAAAGCTTCACCACTGTATGCCCTGCGTACCATCGAAGGATCCATTACCGAACTGCTATCCACCAAAACAAAATCAATTATCTATACTGCTGTAGTAATAACGGTGGTAGGCTACGCTGTCCTGCTTACCGGGGATTGGCTTATTGGCGGACTTTTTACGCTTGGCATGATCGGAGCATTTGCATTACTTCTTCTAGTCGCAAAAATGCTTATCAAATTAGTACGTCAATTTTTTCCCTCACACTGGCCGTACGTATGGCGACAGGGGTTAGCTAACTTATACCGTCCACACAATCAAACAGCCACGCTTATGCTCTCTCTTGGATTGGGGATGCTTTTGGTTAGCACACTTTATTTTAGCCAGGATATGCTAATGAAAGAACTTGATTTTGCTACTCGCGATGATGCTCCAAATCTTATCTTCTTCGATATTCAACCTGACCAAAATGAGGGCGTCAACCAGCTTTTGAAGGATAACAATTTGCCTGTACTACAAAACGTACCCATGGTTACCATGCGGCTGGATTCCCTGCGAGGACGCAGCACACAGGCCATCGACGATGATTCTACTAATAATGTACGCGACTGGGCGCTGCGCCGTGAATATCGTTCCACCTATCGCGATTCGCTCATCGACTCCGAGACCCTGACCCAAGGCAAATGGATTGGCCAAACACCTGATACCGGACGTGTCCCCATTTCGGCAGCCAAAGAAATTGCTACGGATCTCAATCTTTCTATCGGGGATTCCCTTACCTTTGATGTACAGGGTGTACCCGTCAAGGGTTATGTGGCCAGTATCCGCAAAGTTGACTTTCAACGGGTCCAACCTAATTTCTTTATGCTCTTCCCGACTGGTGTACTCGAACCGGCCCCCCAAATTTATGTAACCATCTCCCGTGCCGCAAATGAGGATATTTCCGCTTCCGTCCAGCAGGCCGTGGTACAAGAATATCCCAATATTTCGGCTCTTAATGTGGGACAAATCTTGGAAACCATTAATCAATTTATTGGCAAAATATCATTTGCCGTGCAGTTTATGGCGTTGTTTAGCATTATCACAGGACTCATTGTCCTGGCCAGTTCTGTAGCTACCAGCCGATTCCAGCGTATCAAAGAAAGTGTACTGCTGCGTACTCTCGGTGCCAGCAAAAAACAAATCATCCAAATACTATCCGTGGAATACCTCTTTCTGGGAATCCTCTCTGCACTTACGGGACTAATATTATCCATCGGCGCCACTTGGCTGCTGGCATATTTTTACTTTGACATCACCTTTACTCCGAACCTGTGGGTTATTTTGATTGGCATACTTGCAGTTACTGCTCTAACAATCTTCATTGGGATGATCAACAGCCGCAGCATCTATACCAAAACACCGCTCAAAGTACTTCGCCTGGAAACTACCTAA
- a CDS encoding ABC-F family ATP-binding cassette domain-containing protein has protein sequence MTFLSTENLSKSYADKTLFEGLSFGISEGDKTALIAENGSGKSTLLQILVGDETADNGKVMVQNGVNIGFLEQDPQLNEDMTIRSYIAQSDNEMVQLIQNYEQAAQAQAEDYNAETQENFTQAAAAMDAAGAWDYEQRMEQILGQLDIHNLDQEIATLSGGQRKRVALAFVLLDDPDMLILDEPTNHLDVAMIEWLERYLQKSNLTLLMVTHDRYFLDRVCDHIIELEGNNLYHHEGNYQYFLQKRAERRKIERKRAHKANQLYKKELQWMRRSPKARTTKSKSRIDDFKDLKDNLDDGPDDPELRLQMDMSRMGGQILEMLNVSKSYGDEQILDSFYYDFEKGERIGIIGKNGVGKSTFLQMLTGEEPIDSGKRRVGKTIVFGHYRQEGLDFDEDQRVIDVIHSVAKVIKLESGKKISASKFLTHFMFTDEMQYTPVKKLSGGEKRRLSLMMVLLENPNFLILDEPTNDLDLLTLNKLEEFLLDFPGCLILVSHDRFFMDKLVEHYFVFEGNGQVRDHHGTYEEYRNQRKKELSQQSASEKSSASKDNSNKQSRSSGNDNTLSYNERREYNKLENKIDELEEQKKQLESEMSNGDLDHKELQEKSDQYEELKQELETKTERWFELAERA, from the coding sequence ATGACCTTTCTTTCTACCGAAAATTTATCTAAGAGCTACGCAGATAAAACGCTTTTTGAAGGACTCTCATTTGGCATTTCTGAAGGAGATAAAACAGCACTCATTGCCGAAAACGGATCGGGGAAGTCCACACTACTGCAAATTCTGGTGGGTGATGAAACAGCCGACAACGGGAAAGTGATGGTACAAAACGGCGTCAATATCGGCTTTCTGGAACAAGATCCCCAGCTTAATGAGGATATGACAATACGCTCCTATATTGCGCAAAGTGATAATGAGATGGTGCAGCTCATCCAAAATTATGAACAGGCTGCCCAAGCACAGGCAGAAGATTATAATGCAGAAACACAAGAAAATTTTACACAGGCTGCTGCCGCCATGGATGCCGCCGGTGCCTGGGATTATGAGCAGCGGATGGAACAAATTTTGGGACAACTTGATATCCATAATCTTGACCAAGAAATTGCTACGCTTTCCGGAGGACAGCGAAAACGCGTGGCCCTGGCCTTTGTACTGCTCGACGATCCCGATATGCTAATCCTTGATGAGCCTACCAATCATCTGGATGTAGCCATGATTGAATGGCTCGAAAGATATCTCCAAAAGAGCAACCTAACCCTCCTTATGGTAACCCACGACCGTTATTTCTTGGATCGTGTATGCGACCATATCATTGAGCTCGAAGGTAACAACCTGTATCATCACGAGGGCAATTACCAATACTTTTTACAGAAACGTGCTGAACGACGCAAAATCGAGCGCAAGCGGGCTCATAAAGCCAATCAGCTGTATAAAAAAGAACTGCAGTGGATGAGGCGATCGCCCAAAGCACGAACGACAAAATCAAAATCGCGGATTGACGATTTCAAGGATCTGAAAGATAATCTTGATGACGGTCCCGATGATCCGGAGCTGCGCCTACAAATGGATATGAGTCGGATGGGCGGTCAAATACTAGAGATGCTCAATGTATCCAAAAGTTATGGCGACGAGCAGATTCTGGATAGTTTCTATTATGATTTTGAGAAGGGTGAACGTATCGGCATTATTGGCAAAAATGGGGTAGGCAAAAGTACCTTTCTTCAAATGCTAACCGGCGAAGAACCCATCGATTCGGGAAAGCGAAGAGTGGGCAAAACTATTGTATTCGGGCATTATCGCCAAGAGGGACTCGATTTTGACGAAGATCAACGGGTGATTGACGTGATACATAGCGTTGCCAAAGTCATTAAGCTTGAAAGCGGCAAAAAGATATCGGCCTCCAAGTTTTTAACTCATTTCATGTTTACGGATGAGATGCAATATACCCCCGTCAAAAAACTCAGCGGTGGTGAAAAACGCCGACTCAGCCTGATGATGGTATTACTCGAAAACCCAAATTTCCTGATTCTTGACGAACCCACCAATGATCTTGATCTACTTACGTTAAATAAGCTTGAAGAATTTTTACTGGATTTTCCGGGCTGCCTGATTCTCGTATCCCACGATCGCTTTTTTATGGATAAGCTGGTGGAACATTATTTTGTGTTTGAAGGTAATGGTCAAGTTCGTGACCACCATGGTACCTACGAAGAATATCGCAATCAGCGCAAAAAAGAGCTGTCTCAACAATCTGCATCCGAGAAGTCATCAGCTTCCAAAGATAACAGCAATAAACAATCACGGTCTTCTGGAAATGACAACACACTTAGTTACAATGAAAGACGTGAATACAATAAGCTCGAAAACAAGATTGATGAACTCGAGGAACAAAAAAAGCAGCTGGAATCCGAAATGAGCAACGGCGACTTGGATCACAAAGAACTACAGGAAAAGTCGGACCAGTATGAAGAGTTAAAACAAGAACTTGAAACCAAAACCGAACGGTGGTTTGAACTTGCCGAACGAGCCTAA
- a CDS encoding ABC transporter ATP-binding protein, translated as MQKDPILKVTNLTQQFSSGDHTLTVIDDVSFSVQKGTSCSIVGPSGSGKTTLLGLCAGLDRPTSGQIILNGTNLNPLNEDQRAEIRNKHVGFVFQTFQLVPTLTALENVMVPLELRGEERSEVEHDAKDLLQDVGLGDRMDHYPAQLSGGEQQRVAIARAFINKPRILFADEPTGNLDTDTGSTIEKLLFDLNEAIGTTLVLVTHDLSLAKQCQRMISLENGQIFDDEWIADSQSAQLI; from the coding sequence ATGCAGAAAGACCCGATACTCAAAGTTACGAATCTTACACAACAATTCAGCAGTGGCGATCATACACTTACTGTTATTGATGATGTTAGTTTTTCAGTTCAAAAAGGTACCAGTTGTTCTATTGTTGGTCCATCAGGCAGTGGAAAAACTACTCTTTTAGGACTCTGCGCCGGTCTGGATCGCCCCACCAGCGGGCAGATCATCCTGAATGGTACAAATCTCAACCCATTAAATGAAGACCAGCGCGCCGAAATTCGCAATAAGCACGTGGGGTTCGTTTTTCAAACTTTTCAGTTGGTGCCTACCCTTACCGCCCTAGAAAATGTGATGGTACCTCTCGAACTGAGAGGAGAAGAAAGATCTGAAGTAGAACACGATGCCAAAGATTTACTGCAGGATGTTGGGCTTGGCGACCGCATGGATCATTATCCGGCGCAACTCTCCGGTGGCGAACAGCAGCGAGTGGCCATTGCACGAGCTTTTATCAACAAGCCGCGCATTTTATTTGCTGACGAACCTACCGGTAATCTCGATACTGACACAGGCAGTACCATAGAAAAGTTACTCTTTGATCTGAATGAAGCTATTGGCACTACGCTGGTGCTGGTAACGCATGACCTGTCTCTGGCCAAGCAATGCCAGCGTATGATCAGCCTGGAAAATGGCCAAATTTTTGATGATGAATGGATTGCCGACTCCCAATCAGCCCAACTAATCTAA
- a CDS encoding arylesterase, which yields MKRFLVFFVASFLLSISLSAQDSSNRILFFGDSITAGNGITKEKAFPALIQHKIDSLNWDYNAINAGLSGETSAGGLRRVDWMLRQPVSVFMLELGGNDGLRGIDLDATKKNLQKIIDKVEAKYPNAKIIIAGMEVPPNLGPEYTKKFKEMYPALAEENDAKLIPFLLEGVARDSDLMQADGIHPTAQGHKILAQTVWDTLKPMLLNMNK from the coding sequence ATGAAACGATTTTTAGTCTTTTTCGTTGCATCTTTTTTACTGTCAATTAGCTTATCTGCTCAAGATTCATCAAACCGCATATTATTTTTTGGAGACAGCATAACAGCAGGCAATGGTATAACTAAAGAAAAGGCATTTCCGGCATTGATACAGCACAAAATTGATTCTCTCAATTGGGATTACAATGCTATAAATGCGGGTCTGAGTGGCGAAACATCTGCCGGTGGATTGCGCCGCGTAGATTGGATGTTACGCCAGCCGGTGTCGGTATTTATGCTGGAGCTTGGTGGCAATGATGGACTGCGCGGGATAGATTTGGATGCCACAAAGAAGAATCTGCAAAAAATTATTGATAAAGTAGAAGCAAAGTATCCCAACGCAAAAATAATCATTGCCGGTATGGAAGTTCCTCCCAATTTGGGTCCTGAGTACACCAAAAAGTTTAAAGAGATGTATCCCGCATTGGCAGAAGAAAATGATGCAAAACTTATCCCATTTTTATTAGAAGGAGTAGCCAGAGATTCCGACCTCATGCAAGCTGATGGTATTCATCCCACTGCTCAGGGCCATAAAATTTTGGCACAAACGGTTTGGGATACCTTGAAGCCGATGCTTTTAAATATGAATAAATGA